Proteins from a genomic interval of Zingiber officinale cultivar Zhangliang chromosome 1B, Zo_v1.1, whole genome shotgun sequence:
- the LOC122037920 gene encoding very-long-chain aldehyde decarbonylase GL1-6-like: MASQPGPLTQWPWQKLGNLKYLLLAPWLAHSTRNFMVRKAGERATLDLFIFPIFLLRLLLAQLWITVSRLKTANGKQRIVDKSLEFEQVDRERNWDDQIILTALLYYMANVLIPGVPQAPLWDSKGVLVVIALHTGPVEFLYYWFHRALHHHYLYSRYHSHHHASIVTEPITSVIHPFAEELVYFLLFAIPLVTTALTGIISLAAGFGYLIYIDFMNYMGHCNFEMVPKWLFNAFPPLKYFMYTPSFHSLHHTKFRTNYSLFMPIYDYIYGTMDESSEELYEKSLTKKEEIVDVVHLTHLTTLQSMYHSRIAFASLASKPYSNKCYLWILFPFSYALVFVASIFGTTVTVERNKFKKLHMETWVVPRFTFQYLSGIEKEKINDMIENSILEADKMGAKVISLGLLNQDDELNEYGKLYVKRNPMLKAKIVDGTSLATAVLLNRIPEETESVLLVGRVSKLALSLCLALSHKGIKVEVAHKEKYKILKQKMPPELQSYLVLPQCCESKIWLCGNGTHEKEMKKAREGTHFIPISQFPLKTASGDCFYHCTLAMLAPKAYENLHACENWLPRRAMSAWRVAGIVHALEGWDTHECGDMVTNVDRVWRAALAHGFLPFDATSPAS, encoded by the exons ATGGCTTCCCAACCAGGACCCCTCACGCAATGGCCATGGCAGAAGCTTGGAAACTTGAAG TATTTGCTGTTGGCTCCATGGTTGGCACACAGCACGCGCAACTTCATGGTAAGAAAGGCAGGGGAGCGGGCAACGCTCGACCTGTTCATCTTCCCCATATTTCTGCTGAGGTTGCTGCTTGCCCAGCTCTGGATCACTGTCTCCCGTCTCAAGACAGCCAACGGCAAGCAACGCATAGTTGACAAAAGCCTCGAGTTCGAGCAAGTGGACAGAGAAAGGAATTG GGATGACCAGATCATCTTGACAGCTCTCCTATATTACATGGCAAATGTGCTTATTCCTGGAGTGCCACAAGCGCCGTTGTGGGATTCTAAAGGAGTGCTTGTCGTGATAGCTCTTCATACAGGCCCCGTGGAGTTCCTCTACTATTGGTTTCATCGAGCTTTGCATCACCATTACCTCTATTCTCGTTACCATTCCCATCACCATGCTTCCATCGTCACTGAGCCTATAACAT CTGTTATCCATCCGTTTGCTGAAGAGCTAGTTTACTTCCTGCTCTTCGCAATTCCTCTAGTaaccacggctctaactggaataATTTCCTTGGCAGCAGGGTTTGGGTATTTGATTTATATCGATTTCATGAACTACATGGGGCACTGCAACTTTGAGATGGTGCCGAAGTGGTTGTTCAATGCCTTTCCCCCTCTGAAGTACTTCATGTACACTCCCTC GTTTCACTCCCTTCATCACACCAAATTTCGAACTAACTACTCATTGTTCATGCCCATATATGACTACATATATGGGACAATGGACGAGTCTTCGGAAGAGTTATATGAAAAGTCCCTGACAAAAAAGGAGGAAATTGTTGATGTTGTTCATCTCACCCACTTGACCACCTTGCAATCCATGTACCATTCACGAATTGCCTTTGCCTCACTAGCTTCTAAGCCATACAGCAACAAATGCTACTTGTGGATTTTATTTCCCTTCTCATATGCATTGGTGTTTGTAGCTTCGATATTTGGGACTACTGTCACCGTAGAGAggaataaatttaaaaaactgcATATGGAGACATGGGTGGTGCCAAGATtcaccttccaa TATTTATCAGGGATTGAGAAAGAGAAAATAAATGACATGATTGAAAATTCTATATTAGAAGCTGATAAGATGGGCGCAAAAGTTATAAGTTTAGGCCTGCTAAACCAA GATGATGAACTGAATGAATATGGTAAGCTTTATGTTAAAAGGAATCCCATGCTTAAGGCAAAAATAGTCGACGGAACTAGTTTAGCAACCGCAGTGCTTCTCAACCGGATCCCGGAAGAAACAGAGAGTGTTCTTCTTGTAGGAAGAGTTTCTAAGTTGGCTCTCTCTTTGTGCTTGGCCTTGTCTCATAAAGGAATCAAG GTAGAGGTGGCGCACAAAGAAAAATACAAAATTTTGAAGCAAAAAATGCCACCTGAGCTTCAAAGTTATTTGGTTTTACCTCAGTGTTGCGAAAGCAAG ATATGGCTATGTGGAAATGGAACCCATGAAAAAGAAATGAAGAAAGCCAGAGAAGGGACTCATTTTATTCCCATTTCTCAATTCCCTTTGAAAACGGCAAGTGGAGACTGTTTTTATCACTGCACGCTTGCAATGCTGGCCCCAAAGGCATATGAGAACCTGCATGCTTGTGAG AACTGGCTTCCAAGAAGGGCGATGAGCGCGTGGCGCGTGGCTGGAATAGTTCATGCGTTGGAAGGGTGGGACACACACGAATGCGGTGACATGGTGACCAACGTGGATAGAGTATGGCGAGCTGCTCTTGCCCATGGCTTTCTTCCATTCGATGCCACTTCTCCTGCAAGCTAG